Proteins co-encoded in one bacterium genomic window:
- a CDS encoding transposase gives MGKVGRYPKEIKIEAVRLFNLGGKPVSELAMELGIKRTLLYRWKDQLEEKGEAAFLGSGRPKLEQLSENARLRRELKEVTEERDILKKAAAYFAKDLK, from the coding sequence ATGGGAAAGGTAGGAAGATATCCGAAAGAGATTAAGATTGAAGCAGTTAGACTTTTTAATTTGGGCGGTAAGCCTGTTAGTGAATTAGCCATGGAGTTAGGCATAAAGCGTACTTTGCTTTATCGTTGGAAAGACCAGCTTGAGGAAAAAGGAGAAGCAGCTTTTTTAGGATCAGGCAGGCCAAAGCTAGAGCAATTGAGTGAGAATGCACGACTTAGGAGAGAACTCAAAGAAGTAACTGAAGAGCGCGATATATTAAAAAAAGCGGCAGCGTACTTTGCAAAGGACCTCAAGTAA
- a CDS encoding IS3 family transposase codes for MKKSGSVLCKGPQVKYAFIEKNSNQHGVKRTCNVLKVSTSGYYAWKTRPLSKRKLFDNRLIAEIRQVHVASRENYGAIKTWKALKMNGIFCGKHRVARLRKINGIASKRRKRFKITTLSKNTEWIAPNRLNRCFQVTKPNKVWVGDVTFIATRNGWLYLAILLDLYSRKVIGWSMSVRNNRELVLNALNMALRNRKLQSEILHHTDRGSIYGSDDYRNKLIASGLVPSMSRKGDCYDNAVAESFFSTLKNELIYGQRFMTRDQARSEIFKFIEIFYNRQRLHQALNYVTPEAMELAVSHN; via the coding sequence ATTAAAAAAAGCGGCAGCGTACTTTGCAAAGGACCTCAAGTAAAGTACGCTTTTATTGAAAAAAACAGCAATCAACATGGGGTCAAAAGAACATGTAATGTCCTAAAGGTCAGCACTAGTGGTTATTATGCCTGGAAAACAAGGCCACTAAGCAAAAGAAAGTTATTTGACAATCGTTTGATTGCAGAGATTAGGCAAGTTCATGTTGCTTCAAGAGAAAATTACGGTGCAATCAAAACATGGAAGGCTCTTAAGATGAACGGTATTTTCTGCGGTAAACACCGAGTTGCACGGCTTCGTAAAATCAACGGTATTGCGAGCAAACGTCGTAAACGGTTCAAAATTACAACATTATCAAAGAATACCGAGTGGATAGCGCCAAACCGATTAAATCGTTGCTTCCAAGTTACGAAACCAAACAAAGTATGGGTTGGTGATGTGACTTTTATAGCAACACGAAACGGATGGTTGTATTTGGCGATATTATTAGATTTATATTCACGTAAAGTAATCGGTTGGTCAATGTCTGTTAGAAACAACAGAGAATTAGTTCTTAACGCACTTAATATGGCTTTAAGAAACCGTAAGCTTCAATCGGAAATATTACATCATACAGATCGCGGCAGCATTTATGGTTCAGATGATTATCGAAATAAATTAATTGCATCCGGCCTTGTGCCAAGTATGAGCCGAAAAGGCGATTGTTACGATAATGCAGTAGCCGAAAGCTTTTTCAGTACATTGAAGAATGAGCTGATCTACGGACAAAGATTTATGACAAGAGATCAAGCAAGATCAGAAATATTTAAATTTATAGAGATCTTTTATAATCGACAGAGGCTACATCAAGCGTTAAACTATGTTACTCCGGAGGCGATGGAGTTAGCGGTGTCTCATAATTAA